A window of Longispora fulva contains these coding sequences:
- a CDS encoding aspartate-semialdehyde dehydrogenase — protein sequence MRIGIVGATGQVGGVMRRMLAERKFPVEQLRLFASARSAGRGLAWGDGEILVEDAATADYSGLDIVLFSAGKTTALALAPTVAAAGAVVIDNSSGWRMDPDVPLVVAEVNPHAAAVRPKGIIANPNCTTMAVMPVLRPLHAEAGLVGMVATTYQAVSGSGLAGVVELDEQARKVIDRATELVHDGSALDFPTPKVYARPIAFNVLPLAGSIVDDGSDETDEEQKLRNESRKILEIPGLRVSGTCVRVPVFTGHSLQVNAHFASAISPARARELLAGAPGVELSDIPTPLQAAGADPTFVGRIRVDETVEHGLALFASSDNLRKGAALNAVQIAELVASTL from the coding sequence ATGAGAATCGGGATTGTGGGAGCCACCGGCCAGGTCGGTGGCGTGATGCGCCGGATGTTGGCGGAGCGGAAGTTCCCCGTCGAGCAGCTCCGGCTGTTCGCCTCCGCCCGGTCCGCCGGCCGGGGCCTGGCCTGGGGCGACGGCGAGATCCTCGTCGAGGACGCCGCGACCGCCGACTACTCGGGCCTGGACATAGTGCTGTTCTCGGCCGGCAAGACCACGGCGCTCGCGCTCGCGCCGACCGTCGCCGCCGCCGGGGCCGTCGTGATCGACAACTCCTCCGGCTGGCGGATGGACCCCGACGTGCCGCTGGTCGTCGCCGAGGTCAACCCGCACGCCGCGGCGGTCCGCCCGAAGGGCATCATCGCGAACCCGAACTGCACGACGATGGCGGTCATGCCCGTCCTGCGCCCCCTGCACGCCGAGGCCGGCCTGGTCGGCATGGTCGCCACCACCTACCAGGCGGTGTCCGGCAGCGGGCTGGCCGGCGTGGTCGAGCTCGACGAGCAGGCCCGCAAGGTGATCGACCGGGCCACGGAGCTGGTGCACGACGGCTCGGCGCTCGACTTCCCCACCCCGAAGGTGTACGCGCGACCGATCGCCTTCAACGTCCTGCCCCTGGCCGGCTCGATCGTCGACGACGGGTCCGACGAGACCGACGAGGAGCAGAAGCTGCGCAACGAGAGCCGCAAGATCCTGGAGATCCCGGGGCTGCGGGTGTCCGGCACGTGCGTCAGGGTGCCGGTCTTCACCGGGCACTCGCTGCAGGTCAACGCGCACTTCGCCTCGGCGATCAGCCCGGCGCGGGCCCGGGAGCTGCTCGCCGGCGCGCCCGGCGTCGAGCTGAGCGACATCCCCACCCCGCTGCAGGCCGCCGGGGCCGACCCGACGTTCGTCGGCCGGATCCGGGTGGACGAGACGGTCGAGCACGGCCTGGCGCTGTTCGCGTCCAGCGACAACCTCCGCAAGGGCGCCGCCCTCAACGCCGTGCAGATCGCGGAGCTCGTCGCGTCGACGCTCTAA
- a CDS encoding pyridoxamine 5'-phosphate oxidase family protein, producing the protein MDSGERTLQHRYDTVERADRFYDQQVIDRLNPRMCEFLARQEMMFVATANRAGDCDSTFRAGPPGFVHVLDEHTVAWPEYRGNGVHASLGNITENPHVGLLFIDFVRDVIGLHVNGEAEIVPAEALRDLDGETVPGRRPERWVRVRVDEAYIHCGKHIPRLAPRERDRAWGTDDVRRKGGDYFGVQTDRCEA; encoded by the coding sequence GTGGACAGCGGCGAACGCACCCTGCAACACCGGTACGACACCGTCGAGCGCGCGGACCGCTTCTACGACCAGCAGGTGATCGACCGGCTCAACCCGAGGATGTGCGAGTTCCTCGCCCGCCAGGAGATGATGTTCGTCGCCACGGCCAACCGGGCCGGCGACTGCGACTCCACGTTCCGCGCCGGTCCGCCCGGTTTCGTGCACGTGCTCGACGAACACACGGTCGCCTGGCCGGAGTACCGGGGCAACGGCGTCCACGCCAGCCTGGGAAACATCACCGAGAACCCGCACGTCGGCCTGCTGTTCATCGACTTCGTCCGCGACGTGATCGGGCTGCATGTCAACGGGGAGGCCGAGATCGTCCCGGCGGAAGCCCTGCGCGACCTCGACGGGGAGACGGTGCCGGGGCGGCGGCCCGAGCGGTGGGTGCGGGTCCGGGTGGACGAGGCGTACATCCACTGCGGGAAGCACATTCCCCGGCTGGCGCCCCGGGAGCGGGACCGGGCCTGGGGGACGGACGACGTGCGGCGCAAGGGTGGGGACTACTTCGGGGTCCAGACGGACCGCTGCGAGGCGTGA
- a CDS encoding vitamin B12-dependent ribonucleotide reductase, whose translation MTEAVGQRGAAGRGARKGLKVERVWTTEGTHPYDEVTWERRDVVMTNWRDGSINFEQRGVEFPDFWSVNAANIVTTKYFRGAVGSAERETGLKQLIDRVVHTYRAAGEQHGYFASPADAELFEHELTWMLLHQVFSFNSPVWFNVGTKSPQQVSACFILATDDSMDSILDWYKEEGLIFKGGSGSGVNLSRIRSSKELLSSGGTASGPVSFMRGADASAGTIKSGGATRRAAKMVILDVDHPDIEEFIDTKAREEDKIRALRDAGFDMDLGGKDIVSVQYQNANNSVRVNDEFMRAVDAGTDFGLRGRLDGEIIEHVDAKKLFHKLAQAAWECADPGIQYDGQINDWHTCPETGRITASNPCSEYMHLDNSSCNLASLNLMKFVNDQGTFNVARFVKSVELVITAMDISICFADFPTEKIGETTRAYRQLGIGYANLGALLMASGLPYDSDAGHAYAAAITSVMTGVAYRRSAELAGVVGAYDGYARNAEPHQRVMRKHASANDALKSFGINDAALIKQATKEWAEGNKLGAKNGWRNSQASVLAPTGTIGLMMDCDTTGVEPDLALVKFKKLVGGGSMQIVNQTVPRALRNLGYQDEQVEAIVDHISHHGHVVDAPGLKKEHYPVFDCAMGERTIAPMGHVRMMAAIQPFISGAISKTVNMSESATVADVEEIYYQGWKLGLKALAIYRDNCKVGQPLSVGKSGKVKAEEKAAAEKAAATPAPVVEFRPVRKRLPKKRASQTVSFSVGGAEGYLTASSYPDDGLGEVFLKLGKQGSTLAGVMDAFSVAVSVAIQYGVPLETYVEKFMNMRFEPAGMTDDPDIRMANSMVDYIFRRLALDFLPFEKRAELGIFTNAERTAQVNGESLDVDLVGLASSAEVEAARPAPAAVPTEVPVEQRAFGSSTELLELVQGKAADAPLCFTCGTKMRPAGSCYVCEGCGSTSGCS comes from the coding sequence ATGACTGAGGCGGTGGGTCAGCGGGGGGCCGCAGGCCGTGGGGCGCGCAAGGGCCTCAAGGTCGAGCGGGTCTGGACGACCGAGGGCACGCATCCGTACGACGAGGTGACCTGGGAGCGTCGCGACGTCGTCATGACGAACTGGCGCGACGGCTCGATCAACTTCGAGCAGCGCGGGGTCGAGTTCCCCGACTTCTGGTCGGTGAACGCGGCGAACATCGTCACGACCAAGTACTTCCGGGGGGCCGTCGGCTCCGCGGAGCGGGAGACCGGGCTGAAGCAGCTCATCGACCGGGTCGTGCACACGTATCGTGCGGCCGGCGAGCAGCACGGCTACTTCGCGAGCCCCGCCGACGCCGAGCTGTTCGAGCACGAGCTGACCTGGATGCTGCTGCACCAGGTGTTCAGCTTCAACTCGCCGGTGTGGTTCAACGTGGGCACGAAGTCCCCGCAGCAGGTCAGCGCCTGTTTCATCCTGGCCACCGACGACTCGATGGACTCGATCCTCGACTGGTACAAGGAAGAGGGGCTGATCTTCAAGGGCGGCTCCGGTTCCGGCGTCAACCTGTCGCGGATCCGCTCGTCCAAGGAGCTGCTGTCCTCCGGCGGCACCGCGTCCGGCCCGGTCAGCTTCATGCGCGGCGCGGACGCCTCCGCCGGCACGATCAAGTCGGGCGGCGCCACCCGGCGCGCGGCCAAGATGGTCATCCTCGACGTCGACCACCCGGACATCGAGGAGTTCATCGACACCAAGGCGCGCGAGGAGGACAAGATCCGCGCGCTGCGGGACGCCGGGTTCGACATGGACCTGGGCGGCAAGGACATCGTGTCCGTGCAGTACCAGAACGCGAACAACTCGGTGCGGGTCAACGACGAGTTCATGCGCGCCGTGGACGCCGGCACCGACTTCGGGCTGCGCGGCCGGCTCGACGGCGAGATCATCGAGCACGTCGACGCCAAGAAGCTGTTCCACAAGCTGGCGCAGGCTGCGTGGGAGTGCGCGGACCCGGGCATCCAGTACGACGGGCAGATCAACGACTGGCACACCTGCCCGGAGACCGGCCGGATCACGGCGTCGAACCCGTGTAGCGAGTACATGCACCTGGACAACTCGTCCTGCAACCTCGCGTCGCTGAACCTGATGAAGTTCGTCAACGACCAGGGCACGTTCAACGTGGCCCGGTTCGTCAAGTCCGTCGAGCTCGTCATCACGGCCATGGACATCTCGATCTGCTTCGCGGACTTCCCGACGGAGAAGATCGGCGAGACGACGCGCGCCTACCGCCAGCTCGGCATCGGGTACGCGAACCTCGGCGCGCTGCTGATGGCCTCGGGCCTGCCGTACGACTCGGACGCCGGCCACGCCTACGCCGCCGCGATCACCTCGGTGATGACCGGTGTGGCGTACCGCCGCTCGGCCGAGCTCGCCGGCGTCGTCGGCGCGTACGACGGCTACGCCCGCAACGCCGAGCCGCACCAGCGGGTGATGCGCAAGCACGCGTCCGCCAACGACGCTCTGAAGAGCTTCGGCATCAACGACGCCGCCCTGATCAAGCAGGCGACCAAGGAGTGGGCCGAGGGCAACAAGCTCGGCGCGAAGAACGGCTGGCGCAACTCGCAGGCCTCCGTGCTCGCCCCCACCGGCACCATCGGCCTGATGATGGACTGCGACACCACGGGCGTCGAGCCGGACCTGGCCCTGGTCAAGTTCAAGAAGCTCGTCGGCGGCGGCTCGATGCAGATCGTCAACCAGACCGTGCCGCGCGCGCTGCGCAACCTGGGCTACCAGGACGAGCAGGTCGAGGCGATTGTCGACCACATCTCCCACCACGGCCACGTCGTGGACGCCCCGGGCCTGAAGAAGGAGCACTACCCGGTCTTCGACTGCGCCATGGGCGAGCGCACCATCGCGCCGATGGGGCACGTCCGGATGATGGCGGCGATCCAGCCGTTCATCTCGGGTGCGATCTCCAAGACGGTCAACATGTCGGAGTCCGCGACCGTCGCCGACGTCGAGGAGATCTACTACCAGGGCTGGAAGCTCGGCCTCAAGGCGCTGGCGATCTACCGGGACAACTGCAAGGTCGGCCAGCCTCTGTCGGTCGGCAAGTCGGGCAAGGTCAAGGCCGAGGAGAAGGCCGCAGCCGAGAAGGCGGCAGCCACCCCGGCCCCGGTCGTGGAGTTCCGGCCGGTCCGCAAGCGGCTGCCGAAGAAGCGCGCCTCGCAGACGGTGTCCTTCTCGGTCGGCGGCGCGGAGGGTTACCTGACCGCCTCGTCCTACCCGGACGACGGCCTCGGCGAGGTCTTCCTCAAGCTGGGCAAGCAGGGCTCGACCCTGGCCGGCGTGATGGACGCGTTCTCGGTGGCGGTGTCGGTGGCGATCCAGTACGGCGTGCCGCTGGAGACCTACGTCGAGAAGTTCATGAACATGCGCTTCGAGCCGGCCGGCATGACCGACGACCCGGACATCCGGATGGCCAACTCGATGGTGGACTACATCTTCCGCCGCCTCGCGCTGGACTTCCTGCCGTTCGAGAAGCGCGCCGAGCTGGGCATCTTCACCAACGCGGAGCGCACGGCCCAGGTCAACGGCGAGTCCCTGGACGTCGACCTGGTCGGCCTGGCCAGCTCGGCCGAGGTCGAGGCCGCCCGCCCGGCCCCGGCGGCCGTGCCGACCGAGGTGCCGGTCGAGCAGCGGGCGTTCGGCTCCTCCACGGAGCTGCTGGAGCTGGTCCAGGGCAAGGCCGCCGACGCGCCGCTGTGCTTCACCTGCGGGACGAAGATGCGGCCGGCCGGCAGCTGCTACGTGTGCGAGGGCTGCGGCTCGACGTCGGGCTGCAGCTGA
- the nrdR gene encoding transcriptional regulator NrdR has protein sequence MRCPYCRHPDSRVVDSREAEDGQLIRRRRSCPECGKRFTTVEEAILAVVKRSGVTEPFSRTKIIGGVRKACQGRPVTDDAIAQLAQRVEEAVRAKGFAEMPSHEVGLAILGPLRELDEVAYMRFASVYRSFESLEDFEAEIATLRGARGELEPEHDGATADALRIFSAANAANHAADAANRGGAV, from the coding sequence GTGAGGTGTCCGTATTGTCGGCACCCGGATTCGCGAGTCGTGGACTCCCGCGAGGCCGAGGACGGTCAGTTGATCCGCCGTCGGCGCTCCTGCCCGGAATGCGGTAAGAGGTTCACGACGGTGGAGGAGGCCATCCTCGCGGTCGTGAAGCGCAGCGGGGTCACCGAGCCGTTCAGCCGGACGAAGATCATCGGCGGGGTGCGCAAGGCCTGCCAGGGCCGGCCGGTCACCGACGACGCGATCGCCCAGCTGGCCCAGCGGGTCGAGGAGGCCGTCCGGGCCAAGGGGTTCGCCGAGATGCCGAGCCACGAGGTGGGCCTGGCGATCCTCGGGCCCCTGCGCGAGCTGGACGAGGTCGCGTACATGCGCTTCGCCAGCGTCTACAGATCTTTCGAGTCCCTGGAGGACTTCGAGGCCGAGATCGCCACGCTCCGGGGGGCACGGGGCGAGCTCGAGCCGGAGCACGACGGCGCGACAGCCGATGCACTGCGCATTTTCAGCGCGGCGAACGCCGCCAACCACGCGGCCGACGCCGCCAACCGAGGGGGAGCAGTATGA
- a CDS encoding LysM peptidoglycan-binding domain-containing protein: MLTTLMTAVFLGGLALAAPTSVASGVPSESRVAVVRPGDSLWSVAVRELPGMDTYRAVRQLREINDLDDGVVQPGQHLVLPVRG; the protein is encoded by the coding sequence GTGTTGACCACGTTGATGACGGCGGTGTTCCTCGGCGGGTTGGCCCTGGCCGCCCCGACGAGCGTGGCCTCGGGGGTGCCCTCCGAGTCGAGGGTCGCCGTCGTACGGCCCGGCGACAGCCTCTGGTCGGTGGCGGTCCGCGAGCTGCCCGGGATGGACACCTACCGGGCGGTCCGCCAGCTCCGCGAGATCAACGATCTCGACGACGGCGTGGTGCAGCCGGGACAACATCTAGTGCTTCCGGTGCGCGGCTGA
- the lexA gene encoding transcriptional repressor LexA, translating into MAGHRAGSSRRTTPDRPGRIDVAPHDGTDSRPSASKKNNRPLTMRQQRILEVISESVERLGYPPSVREIGEAVGLASASSVAYQLGVLEQKGFLRRDANRPRAVDIRQTGGGSNVTQLPDRPTPVMVPMLGAIAAGGPILAEQTLDETFPLPRELVGEGTLFMLKVQGDSMIEAAICDGDWVVVRQQPTAETGDIVAAMLDGEATVKTYRRRDDGHLWLMPRNPSYDPIPGDEATILGKVVSVLRRL; encoded by the coding sequence ATGGCAGGACACCGGGCGGGATCATCCCGTCGCACCACACCCGACCGACCTGGGAGGATCGACGTGGCTCCCCACGACGGCACTGACTCGCGGCCCTCGGCCTCGAAGAAGAACAACCGTCCGCTGACGATGCGCCAACAGCGCATCCTCGAGGTCATCTCGGAGTCCGTGGAGCGGCTGGGCTACCCGCCGAGCGTCCGGGAGATCGGCGAGGCCGTCGGGCTCGCCTCCGCGTCCTCCGTGGCCTACCAGCTCGGGGTCCTGGAGCAGAAGGGTTTCCTGCGCCGCGACGCCAACCGGCCGCGCGCGGTCGACATCCGCCAGACCGGTGGCGGCTCCAACGTCACGCAGCTCCCCGACCGCCCCACGCCGGTCATGGTCCCCATGCTGGGCGCCATCGCGGCCGGTGGCCCGATCCTCGCGGAGCAGACCCTGGACGAGACCTTCCCGCTGCCCCGCGAGCTCGTCGGCGAGGGCACGCTGTTCATGCTCAAGGTCCAGGGCGACTCGATGATCGAGGCCGCGATCTGCGACGGCGACTGGGTCGTGGTCCGCCAGCAGCCCACCGCCGAGACCGGCGACATCGTCGCGGCCATGCTCGACGGCGAGGCGACCGTGAAGACCTACCGCCGCCGCGACGACGGCCACCTGTGGCTCATGCCGCGCAACCCGTCCTACGACCCGATCCCGGGCGACGAGGCCACCATCCTGGGCAAGGTCGTGTCGGTCCTCCGCCGCCTCTAA
- a CDS encoding nucleoporin produces the protein MRRLASLLAVTVAGVWLLPSAAVADPTPTPSSAPPAKGTAVCKITDATLSELSGMVALDSGFAVMNDAPDAGEPNPPKIFFLDNTCKRTTTWTDNTQQARDPEDLAVGKDGTLWIADIGDNYAAEADKRRSTIALWKVPASHQGKAQLFRLKYPDGAHDAEALLLDANDNPIIVTKDLVSGIYVPTGPLAPGNEGTVLKKVGDFTATRTGTPGGPVPIISQSWVTGGANSPDRKKVALRTYTDAYEWDVPNGDVVAALTTTKPRITPLPDEPWGESITYSRDGASFLTVSETKEQPDDVKPVIQKYVPVPPAGPAVKKTAATAKNDAAAPSSLGVNDIALMIGGVGLIGLIMVIAGVIGIRKARLRHAAEAKKAGPGPGGARPVGAAAVPSDPKRGPGSRGRSGVYGGNRQPAVDDDLFTADDAPPGRSGSVYGGTARPEPPVPAVYGAGQQAQSAAEPPPGVYGAPKSEPGVYGAAKSAAEPPPGVYGAAASAPEPPPGVYGAPRAAAEPAQGGYGSGKRSAPEAPGEYGTARAAAEPPPGVYGAARPAPEPTSGSFGPARPESNSGSYGAARPAPESTSGSYGTARPESNSGSYGMARAGTEPTPAAYGAARPEPVAEPDPLAFLDAPPRTERGLRSRAGRPTGPGVARTAPASGRSRQDPDLPARREPETRGGVPIRPEPTTGRAGRGASVPPPAQPGAPVPPAAPVTGRAARADARAVPPEPAGRAERAGRAAVPEPDLASPPAPVAGRAAPDAGRESPAARTRAEPPAGRARAGSAGRAEPPAAPERVGGVPVRPDSAAGRADNTPPPRTTRGIKARKPKVDDDDLSFGFADLKGGDDEPDIGLRSPKAR, from the coding sequence ATGCGTCGGCTTGCTTCCCTACTCGCGGTGACGGTCGCAGGGGTGTGGTTACTCCCCTCTGCGGCCGTCGCGGACCCCACACCCACCCCGAGCTCGGCGCCGCCGGCCAAGGGCACGGCGGTCTGCAAGATCACCGATGCGACCCTCTCTGAGCTCAGCGGCATGGTCGCGCTCGACTCCGGGTTCGCCGTGATGAACGACGCACCCGACGCCGGCGAGCCCAACCCGCCGAAGATCTTCTTCCTGGACAACACCTGCAAGCGCACGACCACCTGGACCGACAACACCCAGCAGGCCCGCGACCCCGAGGACCTCGCTGTCGGCAAGGACGGCACGCTGTGGATCGCCGACATCGGCGACAACTACGCCGCCGAGGCGGACAAGCGCCGGTCCACGATCGCGCTGTGGAAGGTGCCGGCGTCCCACCAGGGCAAGGCGCAGCTGTTCCGGCTCAAGTACCCCGACGGCGCGCACGACGCCGAGGCCCTGCTGCTCGACGCGAACGACAACCCGATCATCGTCACCAAGGACCTCGTCTCCGGGATCTACGTGCCCACCGGCCCGCTCGCCCCGGGCAACGAGGGCACCGTCCTGAAGAAGGTCGGCGACTTCACCGCGACCCGCACCGGCACCCCCGGGGGACCGGTGCCGATCATCAGCCAGAGCTGGGTCACCGGCGGCGCCAACTCGCCGGACCGCAAGAAGGTGGCGCTGCGCACCTACACCGACGCGTACGAGTGGGACGTGCCCAACGGGGACGTCGTCGCCGCGCTCACCACCACCAAGCCCCGGATCACCCCGCTGCCGGACGAGCCCTGGGGCGAGTCGATCACCTACTCGCGCGACGGGGCCTCGTTCCTCACCGTGTCGGAGACCAAGGAACAGCCCGACGACGTCAAACCGGTCATCCAGAAGTACGTGCCGGTCCCGCCGGCCGGTCCCGCCGTCAAGAAGACCGCCGCGACCGCGAAGAACGACGCCGCCGCCCCCAGCTCGCTCGGCGTCAACGACATCGCCCTGATGATCGGCGGCGTCGGCCTGATCGGCCTGATCATGGTCATCGCCGGCGTCATCGGGATCAGGAAGGCCCGGCTCCGGCACGCGGCGGAGGCCAAGAAGGCCGGTCCAGGCCCCGGCGGCGCGCGCCCGGTCGGCGCGGCGGCGGTGCCCTCCGACCCGAAGCGCGGCCCGGGCTCCCGCGGCCGCTCCGGCGTGTACGGCGGCAACCGCCAACCCGCCGTCGACGACGACCTCTTCACCGCCGACGACGCCCCGCCCGGCCGGTCCGGTTCCGTCTACGGCGGCACCGCCCGCCCGGAACCCCCGGTGCCCGCCGTCTACGGCGCCGGCCAGCAGGCCCAGTCCGCAGCCGAACCCCCGCCGGGCGTGTACGGCGCCCCGAAGTCCGAACCGGGCGTGTACGGCGCGGCGAAGTCGGCCGCCGAGCCCCCGCCCGGCGTCTACGGCGCGGCCGCGTCCGCCCCCGAACCCCCGCCTGGCGTCTACGGTGCGCCCCGCGCCGCCGCCGAGCCCGCCCAGGGAGGCTACGGCTCCGGCAAGCGCTCGGCCCCGGAGGCTCCCGGCGAGTACGGCACCGCCCGCGCCGCCGCCGAGCCGCCCCCCGGCGTCTACGGCGCGGCCCGCCCGGCCCCCGAGCCGACGTCCGGCTCCTTCGGCCCGGCCCGCCCGGAGTCGAACTCCGGCTCCTACGGTGCCGCCCGTCCCGCTCCGGAGTCGACCTCCGGCTCGTACGGCACGGCCCGCCCCGAGTCGAACTCCGGCTCCTACGGGATGGCCCGCGCCGGCACGGAGCCGACGCCCGCCGCGTACGGTGCCGCCCGGCCCGAGCCCGTCGCCGAGCCGGACCCGCTCGCGTTCCTCGACGCCCCGCCGCGCACGGAACGCGGGCTCCGCAGCCGGGCCGGCCGCCCCACGGGCCCCGGCGTCGCCCGCACCGCGCCAGCTTCGGGCCGGTCCCGTCAGGACCCCGACCTGCCCGCCCGCCGCGAACCCGAGACCCGGGGCGGGGTGCCGATCCGCCCGGAGCCAACCACCGGCCGCGCGGGCCGCGGTGCCAGCGTCCCCCCACCGGCCCAGCCCGGGGCACCGGTGCCACCCGCGGCGCCGGTCACCGGGCGCGCCGCCCGCGCTGACGCCCGTGCCGTCCCGCCGGAGCCGGCGGGCCGGGCCGAGCGTGCCGGTCGCGCCGCCGTCCCGGAACCGGACCTCGCCTCCCCGCCGGCGCCGGTCGCCGGCCGTGCCGCTCCCGACGCCGGCCGCGAGTCCCCGGCCGCCCGCACCCGAGCCGAACCGCCCGCCGGTCGCGCCCGCGCCGGATCCGCCGGCCGGGCCGAACCGCCCGCGGCCCCCGAACGGGTCGGCGGGGTCCCGGTCCGGCCGGATTCCGCCGCCGGCCGGGCCGACAACACGCCGCCGCCCCGGACCACCCGGGGGATCAAGGCCCGCAAGCCCAAGGTGGACGACGACGACCTGAGCTTCGGGTTCGCCGACCTCAAGGGCGGCGACGACGAGCCGGACATCGGCCTGCGCAGCCCGAAGGCCCGCTGA
- the hflX gene encoding GTPase HflX, with the protein MVTTGDFELEERHSLRRVAGLSTELTDVTEVEYRQLRLERVVLVGVWTDGTVADADNSMIELAALAETAGSEVLEGLVQRRRAIDPATFIGRGKVDELKDAVVNTGADTVICDGELSPSQLRNLEERLNVKVVDRTALILDIFAQHAKSKEGKAQVELAQLQYLVPRLRGWGMTLSRQAGGSGSGAGGGVGLRGPGETKLEIDRRRINTRIAKLRREIKAMRIIRDTKRASRARNEVPGVAIAGYTNAGKSSLLNRLTGAGVLVENALFATLDPTTRRARAADGREYTLSDTVGFVRHLPHQIVEAFRSTLEEVAGADLVLHVVDGAHPNPAEQVRAVREVLADVDADRVPELLVVNKIDMADPETLLMIKRDWPGVMFVSAHTGEGIEELRAAIEERLPRPAIELRAVVPYDRGDLVDRVHRLGEVLSTEHGEGGTLVHVRVPRGLAAELQPYVQ; encoded by the coding sequence ATGGTTACCACGGGTGACTTCGAGCTCGAGGAACGTCACTCGCTCCGGCGGGTGGCCGGCCTGTCCACGGAGCTCACGGACGTCACAGAGGTCGAGTACCGGCAGCTGCGGCTCGAACGCGTGGTCCTCGTCGGGGTCTGGACGGACGGCACCGTCGCCGATGCCGACAACTCGATGATCGAGCTGGCGGCGCTCGCCGAGACCGCCGGCTCCGAGGTCCTCGAGGGGCTCGTCCAGCGCCGGCGCGCGATCGACCCGGCCACGTTCATCGGACGGGGCAAGGTCGACGAGCTCAAGGACGCCGTGGTCAACACGGGGGCCGACACCGTCATCTGCGACGGCGAGCTGTCCCCGAGCCAGCTGCGCAACCTGGAGGAGCGGCTCAACGTCAAGGTCGTCGACCGCACGGCGCTGATCCTGGACATCTTCGCCCAGCACGCGAAGAGCAAAGAGGGTAAGGCGCAGGTCGAGCTGGCCCAGCTGCAGTACCTGGTGCCGAGGCTCCGTGGTTGGGGTATGACCCTGTCCCGGCAGGCCGGCGGCTCCGGCAGCGGCGCCGGCGGCGGCGTGGGCCTGCGCGGTCCCGGTGAGACCAAGCTCGAGATCGACCGGCGGCGGATCAACACCCGGATCGCGAAGCTGCGCCGCGAGATCAAGGCCATGCGGATCATCCGGGACACCAAGCGCGCGTCCCGGGCCCGCAACGAGGTGCCCGGCGTCGCGATAGCGGGGTACACCAACGCCGGCAAGTCCAGCCTGCTCAACCGGCTCACCGGCGCGGGCGTCCTGGTGGAGAACGCGCTGTTCGCCACGCTGGACCCCACCACCCGGCGGGCCCGGGCGGCGGACGGCCGGGAGTACACCCTGTCCGACACCGTCGGCTTCGTCCGGCACCTGCCGCACCAGATCGTCGAGGCGTTCCGCTCGACCCTGGAGGAGGTCGCCGGCGCGGACCTGGTCCTGCACGTGGTCGACGGGGCGCACCCGAACCCGGCCGAGCAGGTCAGGGCGGTCCGCGAGGTCCTCGCCGACGTCGACGCCGACCGGGTGCCCGAGCTGCTCGTCGTGAACAAGATCGACATGGCCGACCCCGAGACCCTGCTGATGATCAAGCGGGACTGGCCGGGCGTGATGTTCGTGTCCGCGCACACCGGCGAGGGCATCGAGGAGCTGCGCGCGGCGATCGAGGAGCGGCTGCCCCGCCCCGCGATCGAGCTGCGGGCCGTGGTGCCCTACGACCGGGGCGACCTGGTCGACCGGGTGCACCGGCTCGGCGAGGTGCTGAGCACCGAGCACGGCGAGGGCGGCACCCTGGTGCACGTCCGGGTCCCGCGCGGCCTCGCGGCGGAGCTTCAGCCTTACGTACAGTGA